The Arachis hypogaea cultivar Tifrunner chromosome 16, arahy.Tifrunner.gnm2.J5K5, whole genome shotgun sequence genome contains a region encoding:
- the LOC140180332 gene encoding uncharacterized protein, with amino-acid sequence MGDSKVKLLPKVEDDGSYGWVGEDVKIRASLFFDEESVRAISLEKVTRPGFHIELIPCNRVDRVYHRRNDFESFYLYSCILEELFVKLPFSKFECSVLKQMNCAPSQVHPNGWAFIKCFEVLMEFLGIEPEVELFFSLFQAKGVWKGVWVNLNSTPGFAVFKLYKSSFKDFKEMFFKVRSVEKEFPFYLDENLGEQFPLFWCCHPNHILGPELISPRNECIINFLMEMVDLGGLISVSNLLPWEENRASVVEYLGGRYPRVSASSMRARFKLKNFEGSSSNPEKVEGEVEVNQPIPRKKGIVFKKRKSENLEEGKKMVELDELANFIVKQEKLHSFEEKGDGSSLWDKNFPFNVVADEVVQSASDITRIDEVLGFRLASIGRSQEKRHRKMLQCASESTELKGQLETKENMLAELEKELAAVKEKLKVEKEKHQSVSEALEKKKGELTSMSEQIVEVTMKLKQMESSRQTDVLDAFAEGFERAVIQAKFLFPGSNFTAMDPSKVVRNGKLVDDEDEAEEGDDNLAD; translated from the exons ATGGGTGATTCGAAAGTAAAGCTACTGCCTAAGGTGGAAGATGATGGGTCATATGGTTGGGTTGGTGAGGATGTGAAAATTAGGGCCTCTTTGTTCTTTGATGAAGAAAGTGTTAGAGCAATATCTTTAGAGAAAGTAACGAGGCCCGGTTTTCACATCGAACTGATTCCGTGTAACCGTGTGGATAGGGTTTATCACAGAAGAAACGATTTTGAAAGTTTTTATTTGTATAGTTGTATCCTTGAGGAGTTGTTTGTGAAATTGCCGTTTTCAAAGTTTGAATGTAGTGTGTTGAAGCAGATGAACTGTGCTCCGTCCCAGGTTCATCCTAACGGATGGGCTTTTATAAAGTGTTTTGAGGTATTAATGGAGTTCCTAGGTATTGAACCTGAGGTAGAGCTTTTTTTCTCACTCTTTCAAGCAAAAGGCGTTTGGAAAGGTGTCTGGGTAAATTTGAACAGTACACCCGGATTTGCTGTTTTTAAATTATACAAATCCTCTTTCAAAGACTTTAAAGAGATGTTCTTTAAGGTGAGATCGGTGGAGAAGGAATTCCCGTTCTACTTGGACGAGAATCTCGGCGAACAGTTTCCTCTTTTCTGGTGTTGTCATCCTAATCATATTTTGGGTCCTGAATTAATTTCGCCGCGGAATGAAtgtattatcaattttttaatggAAATGGTTGATTTGGGCGGTTTGATATCTGTCTCTAACTTGTTGCCTTGGGAGGAAAATAGGGCTTCGGTGGTGGAATATTTGG gTGGTAGATATCCTAGGGTTTCAGCGTCGAGTATGAGGGCTCGTTTTAAGTTAAAAAACTTTGAAGGTTCTTCCTCTAACCCGGAGAAAGTGGAAGGGGAGGTTGAGGTGAATCAACCGATTCCGAGAAAGAAAGGTATCGTATTTAAGAAGAGAAAGTCGGAAAACTTGGAGGAGGGGAAGAAGATGGTTGAGCTTGACGAATTGGCGAATTTTATCGTGAAGCAAGAGAAGCTCCACTCGTTTGAGGAAAAAGGTGATGGTTCGTCACTGTGGGACAAGAATTTTCCTTTTAATGTGGTGGCGGACGAAGTTGTGCAGTCTGCTTCTGATATTACTCGTATTGATGAA GTTTTGGGTTTTCGGCTAGCCAGCATTGGTCGGAGCCAGGAAAAGAGACATAGAAAAATGTTACAGTGTGCATCTGAGAGCACCGAGTTAAAAGGTCAGCTTGAGACGAAAGAGAATATGCTTGCCGAGCTTGAGAAGGAGTTAGCTGCtgtgaaagagaaattgaagGTTGAGAAGGAGAAGCATCAAAGTGTTTCTGAGGCTTTAGAGAAGAAGAAGGGTGAATTGACTTCTATGAGTGAACAAATCGTTGAGGTTACGATGAAATTGAAGCAAATGGAATCTAGTCGGCAGACTGATGTCCTAGATGCTTTTGCAGAAGGTTTTGAGCGTGCGGTAATTCAGGCTAAGTTTTTGTTTCCTGGCAGCAATTTTACTGCCATGGATCCGAGTAAAGTAGTTCGGAATGGTAAGTTAGTTGACGATGAAGATGAAGCTGAAGAGGGGGACGATAATTTGGCTGACTAA
- the LOC140179740 gene encoding arabinosyltransferase RRA3-like, which translates to MAGRRDALLSKDKAHSSLFFRSPIAAAVLVGVIVGCVFAFLFPHGLFFGPHHRKLKTRISHPQMVSSVACVLPEQVNVLKTDILAAREKNSELKKQVRSLMEKLRMAEQGKGHALEQVVVLGEKHKAGPFGTVKGLRTNPTVAPDESVNPRLAEILKDVAIYKELIVCLATYNVKEMLELWFTNIKKVGIPNYLVVALDSETEEFCKLNDVPVYRRDPDKYVDSVAKAGNNHAVSGLKFRILREFLQLGYGVILSDVDIVYLQNPFDHLYRDSDVESMSDGHNNMTAYGYNDVFDEPSMGWARYAHTMRIWVYNSGFFYIRPTIPSIELLDRVATRLSLDPKAWDQAVFNEELFFPSHPGYDGVYAAKRTMDMYLFMNSKVLFKTVRKNNSLKKLKPVIVHINYHPDKFERMKAVVDFYVNGKQDALDNFPDGSEW; encoded by the exons ATGGCGGGTCGAAGAGACGCGTTGCTGAGCAAAGACAAAGCCCACTCCTCCCTCTTCTTCAGATCTCCGATCGCCGCCGCCGTCCTCGTCGGCGTTATCGTCGGCTGCGTCTTCGCATTCCTCTTTCCGCATGGCCTCTTCTTCGGTCCTCATCATCGCAAACTCAAAACTCGAATTTCACATCCTcag ATGGTTTCGTCTGTGGCGTGTGTATTGCCGGAACAAGTTAATGTGCTGAAAACCGATATTCTGGCTGCGAGGGAGAAGAATTCTGAGCTCAAGAAACAGGTCAGGAGTCTAATGGAGAAGCTGCGGATGGCGGAGCAAGGAAAGGGTCATGCACTGGAGCAGGTTGTTGTGCTAGGTGAGAAGCACAAGGCTGGGCCTTTTGGCACTGTCAAGGGTCTCAGGACAAATCCAACCGTGGCTCCGGACGAATCGGTGAATCCAAGATTGGCAGAGATCTTGAAGGATGTTGCTATTTATAAAGAACTTATAGTTTGCCTTGCAACCTACAATGTGAAGGAAATGTTGGAGCTCTGGTTTACCAACATCAAGAAGGTTGGCATACCTAATTATTTAGTAGTTGCCTTAGACAGTGAAACCGAAGAATTCTGCAAATTGAATGATGTTCCGGTATATAGAAGAGATCCGGATAAATATGTTGATTCAGTCGCCAAGGCAGGTAATAACCATGCTGTCTCTGGACTGAAATTTCGTATTCTAAGAGAATTTTTGCAGCTGGGTTATGGTGTTATTCTCTCGGATGTTGATATTGTATACTTGCAGAACCCATTTGATCATCTTTATAGAGATTCAGATGTGGAATCAATGTCTGATGGCCACAATAACATGACAGCCTACGGTTATAATGATGTCTTCGATGAACCTTCGATGGGTTGGGCGAGGTATGCTCATACGATGAGAATATGGGTTTACAACTCTGGTTTCTTTTACATAAGGCCTACTATTCCATCAATCGAGCTCCTAGATCGTGTCGCTACCCGGCTTTCCCTGGATCCAAAAGCATGGGACCAGGCCGTTTTCAACGAAGAGCTCTTTTTCCCTTCGCATCCTGGTTATGATGGAGTTTATGCAGCCAAAAGAACAATGGATATGTACCTTTTTATGAACAGCAAGGTTCTGTTCAAGACAGTTAGGAAAAACAATTCACTTAAGAAGTTGAAGCCGGTGATTGTACATATTAACTACCATCCTGATAAGTTCGAAAGAATGAAGGCAGTGGTTGATTTCTATGTCAATGGAAAACAAGATGCGCTGGATAATTTCCCAGATGGTTCTGAGTGGTAA